The nucleotide sequence TCGATTGGCCTGCACGTGCGGCGCCGCTACTCGAGTTGCAAGCTGCTCGGCGAGCAACTCAAAGTCGCGCAACGAAGTCAGTGACGGCGTCGGTCCATTCTTGCGGCTGATCTTCGGGAGGAAAGTGGCCGGCGCGCTCGAGCAGGACCACCTGGTGAATTGGCAACAGCGACTGCCATCGCGCCAAGAATCCCGCGCGGTAGCCGTTGTCGTGCATGCCATACAAAAGCAGCGCCGGAATGTGCGCCAGGCTGCGACCCACATCTCGCTCCAAGGTGGCTAGGTGGCGGTCGTCACCACGCAGGGAAGCCAGTACGTCCGCCAAGTGCGCGCGCACGGATCGGCGCGCCAGCGGTGCTGCGATGGCTCGTCGCTCTTCGAGGGAGAAGCGACCGTTGCGGCGACTGAAGCGTGCGGTGATCCAGCCCAAGAGACCGCTCTGCACACCAAACCAAGCGAAGAACCGACTGCTCACCAACCGGGCGATCTTGCCGAGCTTGCCGGGGCTGCCGAGGAGTGGCCACGCGAAGGAATTCGTGATCACCAACCCACGGACACGCGCTGGATCGGCGAGGGCTGCGCCAATCGCCATCGGCCCGGCGGTGGCGTGCATGACCACGACCAGGTTGCGCAGCCCGAGGCGCTCGATGAACGCGGCGATCAGGCGCGCGCCCACAGAAAACGCATGGCCGCCCGACAGTGGGGCCGTGGAGTCTCCGAAGCCAGGCAAGTCCAGGGCAATCACGCGATGGGTGCGTCGAAGCTCCGCGATGGGAGCGCGCCACAAGTAGCTCCAGGTGGGCGTGCCGTGCACCAGCAACAGCGTTGGCGCATCGACGCTTCCGTCGAGCGGGCGCTCGTCGACGTAAGAGATCGTGGCGTCGCCCAACGAAAGCCGTCGCCGGGCGAAGGGGAACCCGGCGGGCGAATGTGGCGCGAGCGCAAGCGGGCTCGACGGCGTGGGAAGCGGATTCGACGTCGCTGCGAGTGGGCTCGACGGCGCGGCGAGCGGATTCGACGTTGCTGCGAGCGGGCTCGACGTCGCGGCGCGGGGGTTTTGGGTCAAAGGCGCGCTGATGGATGATGTGTTGACGAACATGAGTGATACCTCCAGCCTTGAGACGGAGGGCGCGGACCGGGTGTGACCGGTCACACTTGCAGCGCACGAGGCGTCAAAGATCCATGACGGTCACACTTGCAGCGCAGCAGGCGTCAAAGATCCATGACCGACGATGAACTAGCGGAGTACGCCCGGCGCGCGATCGATGGCGAGCGCGAAGCCCTCGAAGCGCTGGTGCGGCGCATTCAGGATCCGATCTACGGCTTGGCGTTGCGCATGCTCGGCAATCTGGAGGACGCCCACGACGCATCCCAAGAGGCACTGATCCGAGTCGTGACCCGCCTCGGCACTTTCCGCGGGGACAGTCGCTTCACCACCTGGGTCTATCGCATTGCGGCCAACACCATCACCGATCTGCTCCGCAAGCGCGCGCGCCGGCTGGACTTCGAGCAGCTCGCCGCACAGCTCGGGCAGCCAGCTCCGGACGCTTCCGAACCACCGCGGGCCGATGCGAGCGTGCTGGCCAAGGAAGTGTATCTCGGCTGCGCCTTGGGGCTGCTCGCGTGTCTCGACGACGATCAGCGCCTGGCCTTCGTGCTGGGCGAAGTGATGGAGCTGGATCACGCCGAAGCCAGCGCGGTGCAAGCCATCAGCGAGGCCGCGCATCGCAAGCGTCTGTCCCGCGCCCGCGCGGCGCTTCGCGCCTTTCTGCAACCGCGATGCTCCATCGTGAACTCCGACGCGCCCTGTCGCTGTGCGCACCAAGTGCCCCTGAACCTGGCGCTCGGGCGCCTACGTCCCGACGCGCTTCGGCTCGCGCCCCATCCGTGTTCCGCCGGCGCAGAGCTGCTGCTCGATCCGAAGATCCGCGCGCGCGCCCTCGCCGCCGTGGATGGCGTGGAAAAGCTCCTCGACGCCCTCGAGCTCCTACGCCACCAACCCGACTACCTGGCGCCCCAAACATTGCGCCGCAGCATCAGCGACGTGCTCGCGAGTGGGAGCAGCTGAGGCTGGGCGCACAGGCGCGCGTGCCGTCCAGGATGCCAAGTACCGCTCCCGACACACCAACCCCCTGCATCGCGCCCCGCGCCTTCAGTCGAACAGCTTCGTCGCGCGCTCCACGGTCGCTGCGCGGCTGACCCACAGCTCCAAGGTCGGCAGATCCGCACACTTGCGAATGCGCCGCTCCACCGCGCGCGACACGCGCAAGTCGCGTGCCTCTAGGACGCGAAGTATCGCGTTCACCGTCGCTTCCTCGCGCCCCTTCTCGCGTCCTTCTTCGCGTCCCGCCTTGCTCGCGTTCTCCTTCAGCCTTCGCAGGAACTCGCTACTGGGTTCGTTGGGCCTCGCACCCGTGGGATCCCCGAAAGACCGATCGAGAAAGTAGTCGCTGACCCCGCCACACCGCCGGCGCTCCCGGCGCCATCACGACCGCCGGGCGATCCATGGACTCCAGCGGGCCCAAATGGCAGCGTCCGCGCATGAACCCGCCGCTCATTTGCCAGTACCGTCAGTCCTCCGGCCGCAGCAACATGGACTGCGTAGTGATTGGCCGGCGGTTTCTCGAAAGCGTGGGTCCCCGCGGCGAAGACGGAACCGAGCGGGATCACTACATCATCATCAACGAGCCCGCGCAGGACGGTCTCGTGACCACGCACACTCTGTATCAGTTTCAGGACTTCTTGACGGGGCTCTGGCGCGCAGACGCAGGCCACGTCTTCGTCACGGGTGCTGTGCTGGGCGGGGTGTATCTGTTCCGGGAGATCATGGACACGCAGCGGGGCTCCGAGAAGATGCAGCTTCCCGACGTGACGCCCGAGGGCGTGTGGGGCCTGGACGACTCCCACGTCTACGTGTGGGGCACGCGCATGGATGCGGGGCGGAACAAGACCTACCCGGTTTTCATGTTCGATGGCAGCACGTGGAGCGAACTCCCGAC is from Polyangiaceae bacterium and encodes:
- a CDS encoding alpha/beta fold hydrolase codes for the protein MGDATISYVDERPLDGSVDAPTLLLVHGTPTWSYLWRAPIAELRRTHRVIALDLPGFGDSTAPLSGGHAFSVGARLIAAFIERLGLRNLVVVMHATAGPMAIGAALADPARVRGLVITNSFAWPLLGSPGKLGKIARLVSSRFFAWFGVQSGLLGWITARFSRRNGRFSLEERRAIAAPLARRSVRAHLADVLASLRGDDRHLATLERDVGRSLAHIPALLLYGMHDNGYRAGFLARWQSLLPIHQVVLLERAGHFPPEDQPQEWTDAVTDFVARL
- a CDS encoding RNA polymerase sigma factor; the protein is MTDDELAEYARRAIDGEREALEALVRRIQDPIYGLALRMLGNLEDAHDASQEALIRVVTRLGTFRGDSRFTTWVYRIAANTITDLLRKRARRLDFEQLAAQLGQPAPDASEPPRADASVLAKEVYLGCALGLLACLDDDQRLAFVLGEVMELDHAEASAVQAISEAAHRKRLSRARAALRAFLQPRCSIVNSDAPCRCAHQVPLNLALGRLRPDALRLAPHPCSAGAELLLDPKIRARALAAVDGVEKLLDALELLRHQPDYLAPQTLRRSISDVLASGSS